Proteins co-encoded in one Schaalia radingae genomic window:
- the nucS gene encoding endonuclease NucS, producing MRIVVATCSVDYSGRLTAHLDKAPRVIMLKADGSVLVHSDGGSYKPLNWMSAPCHMRIDEPSTDETDLGVSEVWTVQAAKSDDQLLIRIFDVLHDVNEDLGVDPGLIKDGVEAHLQALLAEQVPLILGTGYSLVRREYPTPIGPVDLLVRDEHNVPIAIEVKRRGGVDGVEQLTRYLSLLARDPLLSDIRGIFAAQEVTRQARTLAEDRGIHVVVLDYDAMRGVDDAESRLF from the coding sequence GTGCGTATCGTAGTAGCAACATGTTCAGTTGATTATTCAGGCCGGCTAACCGCGCACCTGGACAAAGCCCCGCGCGTCATCATGCTGAAGGCAGACGGCTCGGTCCTGGTTCACTCCGATGGCGGCTCCTATAAGCCGCTGAACTGGATGAGCGCCCCGTGCCATATGCGCATCGATGAGCCCAGCACCGATGAAACGGATCTAGGCGTGAGCGAGGTGTGGACTGTTCAGGCCGCCAAGTCTGACGACCAGCTGCTCATCCGTATTTTCGACGTTCTCCACGACGTCAACGAGGACCTCGGCGTGGATCCGGGCCTCATTAAGGACGGCGTGGAAGCCCACCTGCAGGCTCTGCTGGCTGAACAGGTGCCCTTGATCCTGGGAACGGGATACTCGCTGGTTCGCAGAGAATATCCCACGCCAATCGGGCCGGTGGATCTGCTGGTGCGCGACGAACACAATGTTCCCATCGCTATCGAGGTGAAGCGACGCGGTGGCGTCGACGGAGTGGAACAGCTCACTCGCTACCTGTCGCTACTGGCCAGAGATCCCCTGCTTTCTGACATTCGCGGCATTTTCGCTGCTCAGGAGGTCACGCGGCAGGCACGCACACTGGCAGAAGACAGAGGAATCCACGTAGTCGTACTCGACTACGACGCAATGCGAGGCGTCGATGACGCAGAATCTCGCCTGTTCTAG
- a CDS encoding DUF2550 family protein, with product MNTALVWALWLIVILAVIAMLIVGYINVRARRLDTYLGSFRCWARRDSQSGWTAGVAHYGVETLTWYRLVGFSMRPVFSMPRRTLEVSAPDTRSVDGTMIEVHLVSGDDRWQVAMAASSYNGLVSWAESGPPRSSQSSID from the coding sequence ATGAACACTGCGTTGGTGTGGGCGCTGTGGCTCATCGTCATACTCGCCGTCATCGCCATGCTGATCGTCGGCTATATCAATGTGCGTGCCCGCCGGCTGGACACCTACCTGGGATCGTTTAGATGCTGGGCGCGCCGAGACTCTCAGTCCGGCTGGACAGCCGGAGTCGCCCATTACGGAGTCGAAACCCTCACCTGGTACCGCCTGGTGGGGTTTTCCATGCGGCCGGTTTTCTCAATGCCTCGACGTACCCTTGAAGTCTCAGCGCCCGACACTCGCTCTGTTGACGGAACCATGATCGAAGTGCATCTGGTCTCCGGTGATGATCGCTGGCAGGTGGCGATGGCCGCATCCAGTTACAACGGCCTGGTGTCATGGGCAGAATCTGGCCCTCCGCGTTCCTCGCAATCGTCCATCGACTAA
- a CDS encoding F0F1 ATP synthase subunit epsilon, which produces MAETGALSVKIVTKRGLSWQGAAQYVQVPVEDGSLGILPHRQPLLARLKEGPVILTIGDDTKTFPVAGGFVSVDSDVVTVVAEGMES; this is translated from the coding sequence ATGGCCGAGACAGGGGCGCTGAGCGTCAAAATCGTGACGAAGCGAGGCCTGTCCTGGCAGGGAGCTGCGCAGTATGTGCAGGTCCCAGTCGAAGACGGCTCGCTGGGCATTTTGCCTCATCGTCAACCATTGTTGGCTAGATTGAAAGAAGGTCCCGTCATTCTCACCATTGGCGACGACACGAAGACATTTCCGGTAGCCGGCGGATTCGTCTCCGTGGATTCTGACGTTGTCACCGTTGTTGCAGAAGGCATGGAGTCCTGA